In the Aneurinibacillus soli genome, one interval contains:
- a CDS encoding CPBP family intramembrane glutamic endopeptidase produces the protein MRELSTIHTESTKMGWHIFWSVILTYIAFTIITAVLTAIVGGITSTAFAYSLLTGSVGQFLDACVVFSIVVLYRDVRVSIVQSIRFSALRQPSTYFYITLGFGCLYIISFLMIEFWQFETTAANPVNMQRHTAGGWQEVFWLIALIIVGPVKEEVMFRGFLYRVVANRLYPVAGLFGSSVLFGIMHPGYPVSSVLAGVVFGLLYQRTNSLAAPILLHMSWNAYVIFST, from the coding sequence TTGAGGGAACTATCCACGATCCACACAGAATCGACAAAAATGGGCTGGCATATCTTCTGGTCAGTCATTCTCACCTACATTGCGTTTACTATTATTACAGCGGTACTGACCGCGATTGTGGGCGGAATTACAAGTACAGCATTCGCCTACAGTCTGCTTACCGGGAGTGTGGGGCAGTTTCTCGATGCTTGTGTAGTATTCAGTATCGTAGTGCTGTATCGGGACGTGCGTGTTTCGATTGTACAGTCGATCCGATTTTCGGCACTAAGGCAGCCATCTACGTATTTTTATATCACGCTTGGGTTTGGCTGCTTATACATCATCTCCTTCTTGATGATTGAGTTTTGGCAGTTTGAAACAACAGCAGCGAATCCGGTTAATATGCAGCGACATACGGCGGGAGGATGGCAGGAAGTATTTTGGCTGATTGCACTCATTATCGTTGGGCCTGTGAAAGAGGAAGTGATGTTTCGTGGCTTTCTGTACCGGGTTGTGGCAAACCGTCTGTATCCGGTTGCCGGTCTGTTCGGGTCGTCCGTACTGTTCGGCATTATGCACCCTGGATACCCGGTCTCGTCGGTGCTTGCGGGAGTTGTATTCGGCCTTCTCTATCAGCGGACAAACTCCCTTGCCGCGCCAATTCTTCTTCATATGAGCTGGAATGCGTATGTTATCTTCTCGACCTAA
- the ytaF gene encoding sporulation membrane protein YtaF, producing the protein MGIISLLAFACTVSLDGLSAGMTYGIRRIYVPLRSILIIVFCSGTAMFLSMQIGRELSFFISPGIAQAAGGLLIVLIGIWSIYQIYRQQMGTGKEEDEGTRNSCYVIQISDSHLEQKSVLRLNIKPFGLIIEILRQPAKADINHSGTITGTEAFLLGLALSLDAFGAGIGAALIGYTPWLTAFCIGLTNGILLLTGLRLGARYRDICWLNRANYLPGMLLILYGLIKIW; encoded by the coding sequence ATGGGGATCATCTCGCTGTTGGCATTTGCATGCACAGTAAGTTTGGACGGATTAAGTGCCGGGATGACCTATGGGATAAGGCGAATTTATGTACCTTTGCGTTCCATACTAATTATTGTGTTTTGCTCTGGAACGGCCATGTTCTTATCCATGCAAATCGGGCGTGAGCTATCTTTTTTTATTTCACCGGGCATTGCTCAGGCGGCTGGCGGATTATTGATTGTGCTTATTGGAATATGGTCCATTTACCAAATTTACCGTCAACAGATGGGAACAGGAAAAGAGGAAGATGAGGGTACACGCAATTCGTGCTATGTCATACAAATCTCGGATTCACATCTTGAGCAAAAATCCGTTCTTAGATTGAATATTAAACCATTTGGTCTCATTATTGAGATCTTGCGCCAGCCTGCCAAAGCAGATATAAACCATTCAGGAACCATTACGGGAACAGAAGCATTCCTCTTAGGGCTTGCCCTTTCCTTAGACGCATTCGGAGCTGGAATCGGCGCGGCACTAATTGGCTATACCCCATGGCTAACAGCATTCTGTATTGGACTAACTAACGGAATATTACTTCTGACTGGTTTACGATTGGGTGCGAGATATAGGGATATTTGCTGGCTTAACCGAGCGAATTATCTTCCTGGTATGCTGTTGATTTTATACGGACTGATTAAGATATGGTAG
- a CDS encoding DUF5132 domain-containing protein, with protein MRINLERVVIGSAMLLAAPVLLPIVKTTVSAAGNIGARAAAATWTGLCTTARIAKEEAEDIVAEAQFERLRKRVDREIYE; from the coding sequence ATGAGGATAAATCTTGAGCGTGTTGTAATCGGTTCGGCTATGTTGCTAGCTGCTCCTGTTTTGCTCCCTATTGTAAAAACAACAGTAAGTGCTGCGGGAAATATTGGGGCCAGGGCGGCAGCTGCTACGTGGACCGGACTGTGCACCACTGCCCGTATAGCCAAAGAAGAAGCAGAAGACATTGTGGCAGAAGCACAGTTTGAGCGGCTCCGGAAACGTGTAGACAGAGAAATTTACGAATAG
- a CDS encoding cation-translocating P-type ATPase, translating into MACITFKERFIRSLPGRLRIEVYGLKGDAAFARKIETFFHINIEHMNVSACPFTGRVLLQYDAAKVSAHTLCRLLQQLEEEQYVDRHSKFEEGPDKQTVLETASAAVLTADAPEQISEHFRAMPVDKREPEDKPPIILTASVAGLGVLGVKQLLMGRSQLARSAGLFSAAGILSIVSGYPILKKGFGRFSREGRVNEDLVLGAAALGLALVRENLLVLAGISAIRFLQWQRTKHLGQETDSAQYVSSQTKAYASRATKLGFGLAGAAFFLTRNPLYTLGILLAANPQPCLVAEEHAWKAQELKAKEDGVTLPENITLCELAEVQELVVEDTSLLFNGEEKALYWSSSESEDVIWPLAANMVEKTEHPLKKLIQTKAETFRKTKHTPQHLEETEDGLAGKLNRQTVLFGTKRWMQKHNITTHEYELEAKRCEKNGGQAYFLSKQGKCLGVLLYTPPFSPKKAAMYVKQFVEQYPHVQVQFLEDSIGILRKTNPEEQTFTRMAQESFSSEREKNKPYLIITNNPSFEKVACGHLHIKELKHLSKNYAYAKHAEHVTGQHRKWTALWNVAGTGLMVTGRLFAPLVNLIADALKLLWITRATRHSKQENSAHTAGKEGAKPQIEKRGGTSWHSMGEEDVLSGLHTDQHIGLEEQKIAGIRAKAGLNQLLPAEKSSWIMRFTRQFKEFTTLVLLGTATLSIFSGDIFDGVAMSAVLVANAIISTLQEQKAEKVVDELNEFQPPMCKVIRSGTECELSSVDLVPGDVVVLEAGDCVPADIRIISHWNLEVNEAALTGESMAVKKSAGTVAIDTALAERTNMVYMGTNITRGKAMGIVVETGMNTEIGYLTSLLKDEEAVTPLQEKVTSISKKFVKGAFAAGILVLGVGLLRGNTIGQMIPTSVALIASAIPEGLPVTITIALSAGMRRMSKRNAIMRKLSALEALGRVSVICSDKTGTLTKNEMTVTRMATVHEVWQASGEGYDPSGEIIDCVGEPLVVDKDIAQILHIGVLCNNSTLTQEDGSWTMKGDPTEGALLTLSAKGGVYKEQLAHWQRKREIPFDSYHGTMSVICHEEGKENECFLMSKGSVEATLKRCVSYQYQGVTYPLTDEIRASILQQNESFAADALRVLGFAYRPLNEGEACESAADEQMIYVGMVGMIDPAKPEAAIAIEEAIRLGVKPVMITGDHPITAMAIGKQLGIYRDGDRVLTGGDVDRMSEAELVAVVPNVSIFARVSPEHKLRIVKAYQYTEQLVAMTGDGVNDAPAIKKADVGIAMGRTGTEVTKQSADMVLKEDHFGSIVDGVKEGRTIIGNIRKAIGCLLTGNLAEVIVSSAAVLAGMPIPLVPIQILLMNLLTDALPAAVLAVNPGNKELTTEKQDIVDRSLYKKVIIRGSILGLGSLGLFATSLAAGASLPVARTMAFATLVAGQLSQTFSWRQEKGQRFSEWTRDKFFVGALGVSWLALFSVIYVPGLARIFHTAPLQLHHLLQVLLVGSSVSLVSKPLLSGLGASSHILSRPVVQAA; encoded by the coding sequence TTGGCATGCATTACGTTTAAAGAAAGATTTATTCGTTCGCTGCCCGGCAGGCTGCGTATCGAAGTATACGGACTAAAAGGAGATGCCGCGTTTGCGCGGAAGATTGAAACCTTTTTTCATATAAACATCGAACATATGAACGTCAGTGCCTGTCCATTTACAGGAAGGGTGTTACTTCAATATGATGCGGCAAAGGTTTCGGCACATACGCTTTGCCGTCTACTGCAGCAACTAGAAGAAGAACAGTATGTGGACCGGCATTCGAAATTCGAAGAAGGTCCAGATAAGCAGACAGTACTTGAGACAGCAAGTGCTGCTGTGCTGACTGCAGATGCGCCAGAGCAGATTTCTGAGCATTTTCGGGCCATGCCGGTGGATAAGCGAGAACCGGAAGATAAGCCACCGATCATCCTTACGGCGTCTGTCGCCGGACTGGGTGTGCTGGGCGTAAAACAACTGCTCATGGGACGGTCGCAACTCGCACGCAGCGCGGGATTGTTTTCAGCTGCAGGCATTTTGTCGATTGTAAGCGGGTATCCCATTCTAAAAAAGGGATTTGGACGTTTTTCGCGTGAGGGACGTGTAAATGAGGACTTGGTTCTTGGCGCAGCCGCGTTAGGATTGGCGCTTGTGCGTGAGAATCTGCTGGTGCTCGCCGGTATTAGCGCTATACGATTTTTGCAATGGCAGCGTACAAAGCATCTTGGTCAAGAAACGGACTCCGCCCAGTACGTCTCAAGCCAGACAAAAGCGTATGCGAGTCGAGCCACCAAGCTAGGTTTTGGGCTGGCAGGAGCGGCTTTCTTTCTTACACGCAATCCACTGTATACGCTGGGCATCTTGCTTGCTGCAAACCCGCAGCCGTGTTTGGTAGCGGAAGAACATGCGTGGAAGGCGCAGGAATTAAAAGCGAAGGAAGATGGTGTGACTCTTCCGGAGAACATCACACTATGTGAACTGGCTGAAGTTCAGGAGTTGGTTGTAGAAGATACAAGTCTTCTCTTTAATGGGGAGGAGAAGGCTCTGTACTGGAGTAGCTCGGAAAGCGAAGACGTCATCTGGCCGCTCGCCGCCAACATGGTGGAAAAAACAGAACATCCATTGAAAAAACTAATTCAGACAAAAGCAGAAACGTTCAGAAAAACCAAGCATACACCTCAGCATCTGGAAGAAACAGAGGACGGTCTCGCTGGAAAACTGAATCGGCAGACTGTATTGTTTGGCACGAAACGCTGGATGCAAAAACATAACATCACTACACATGAATACGAATTGGAAGCGAAACGTTGTGAAAAAAACGGGGGGCAGGCTTATTTCCTATCGAAGCAGGGGAAGTGTCTTGGCGTACTGCTATATACCCCTCCATTCTCACCGAAAAAAGCAGCGATGTATGTAAAACAATTTGTGGAACAGTATCCTCATGTGCAGGTTCAGTTTCTGGAAGATTCGATCGGGATTTTACGGAAAACCAACCCGGAGGAACAGACATTCACCCGGATGGCGCAAGAGAGCTTCTCGTCAGAACGGGAGAAAAATAAACCGTATCTTATCATTACGAACAACCCGAGCTTCGAGAAGGTGGCATGCGGTCATCTGCATATCAAAGAACTAAAGCATCTATCAAAGAACTATGCCTATGCAAAACATGCAGAGCATGTAACCGGGCAACATCGAAAATGGACAGCGCTGTGGAATGTAGCTGGAACAGGGCTTATGGTAACCGGAAGGCTATTTGCGCCGCTTGTCAATCTGATTGCGGATGCACTGAAGCTGTTATGGATCACGCGAGCTACACGGCATAGTAAGCAGGAAAATAGCGCACATACGGCTGGCAAGGAAGGGGCCAAACCGCAAATCGAAAAGCGGGGCGGCACTTCGTGGCATTCCATGGGGGAAGAGGATGTCCTTTCTGGGCTGCATACCGATCAGCATATCGGGCTGGAAGAGCAAAAAATTGCGGGCATTCGAGCCAAAGCCGGACTCAATCAATTGCTTCCTGCCGAAAAGTCGTCCTGGATTATGCGGTTTACCCGCCAATTCAAAGAATTTACCACACTTGTGCTGCTCGGTACGGCCACGCTCTCGATTTTTTCGGGGGATATTTTTGACGGCGTAGCAATGTCGGCTGTGCTGGTAGCTAACGCCATCATCAGTACCTTACAAGAACAAAAAGCGGAGAAAGTGGTGGATGAACTCAATGAGTTCCAACCGCCGATGTGTAAGGTAATCCGCTCGGGCACCGAGTGTGAACTTTCTTCTGTTGATCTTGTACCAGGCGATGTGGTTGTGCTCGAAGCAGGTGACTGTGTTCCGGCTGATATACGGATTATTTCGCACTGGAATCTGGAAGTGAATGAAGCTGCACTCACCGGTGAATCGATGGCGGTGAAGAAGTCAGCAGGTACAGTGGCGATCGATACGGCATTGGCAGAACGAACTAACATGGTTTATATGGGGACAAACATTACACGCGGCAAAGCAATGGGCATTGTCGTGGAAACGGGTATGAACACAGAAATCGGGTACCTCACCTCGCTTTTGAAAGACGAAGAAGCTGTGACCCCATTGCAGGAAAAAGTGACTTCCATCAGCAAAAAATTCGTAAAAGGCGCTTTTGCAGCCGGGATTCTCGTACTAGGAGTCGGCTTGCTCCGCGGCAATACAATCGGTCAGATGATACCGACTTCCGTTGCCCTGATTGCTTCGGCAATTCCGGAAGGACTGCCGGTAACGATTACGATTGCCCTGAGCGCTGGCATGCGTCGTATGTCGAAGCGCAATGCCATCATGCGCAAACTCTCGGCACTCGAAGCGCTTGGCCGCGTGTCAGTCATTTGTTCGGACAAGACCGGGACATTGACCAAAAACGAGATGACCGTTACTCGAATGGCAACCGTTCATGAAGTATGGCAGGCTAGCGGGGAAGGGTATGATCCGTCGGGCGAGATTATAGATTGTGTAGGAGAACCGCTTGTTGTTGACAAAGATATTGCCCAGATTCTCCACATTGGCGTGCTCTGCAACAACAGTACCCTTACACAGGAAGATGGAAGCTGGACGATGAAGGGCGATCCTACCGAAGGGGCGCTACTGACGCTTTCGGCCAAAGGCGGTGTGTATAAAGAACAGCTTGCCCATTGGCAGCGCAAGCGGGAGATTCCGTTTGATTCGTATCATGGCACGATGAGTGTCATTTGCCATGAAGAGGGCAAAGAGAATGAATGCTTCCTCATGTCCAAAGGATCGGTGGAAGCAACGCTGAAACGCTGTGTCTCTTATCAGTATCAAGGCGTTACGTATCCGCTAACAGATGAAATCAGAGCAAGCATTCTTCAGCAAAATGAATCATTTGCCGCAGATGCATTGCGTGTGCTCGGGTTTGCCTACCGTCCGCTAAATGAAGGAGAAGCTTGTGAAAGTGCGGCGGATGAGCAGATGATTTATGTTGGGATGGTAGGGATGATCGACCCGGCGAAGCCGGAAGCGGCGATCGCGATTGAGGAAGCGATTCGTCTCGGCGTAAAACCGGTTATGATTACCGGTGACCATCCGATCACGGCAATGGCGATCGGGAAGCAGCTTGGCATTTACCGAGATGGTGATCGCGTACTGACCGGGGGAGATGTGGACCGGATGAGTGAGGCCGAATTGGTGGCGGTTGTTCCGAATGTCTCGATTTTCGCTCGTGTATCGCCTGAACATAAGCTACGGATCGTAAAGGCGTACCAATATACCGAACAGCTTGTGGCGATGACAGGGGATGGGGTGAACGATGCCCCGGCAATCAAGAAAGCTGACGTGGGCATCGCTATGGGCAGGACAGGTACCGAAGTGACCAAACAGTCGGCGGATATGGTACTGAAAGAAGATCACTTCGGTTCCATTGTTGACGGCGTCAAAGAAGGTCGAACGATTATCGGGAATATTCGGAAGGCTATTGGCTGCCTTCTGACTGGTAACCTGGCTGAAGTCATCGTCAGCAGCGCTGCCGTGCTTGCAGGGATGCCAATTCCGCTCGTGCCGATTCAAATTCTGCTGATGAATTTGTTGACGGACGCACTGCCGGCCGCGGTGCTTGCCGTTAATCCAGGCAATAAAGAGTTGACCACAGAAAAGCAGGACATTGTCGATCGAAGTCTGTATAAGAAAGTCATCATTCGTGGCTCCATCCTCGGTCTCGGTTCGCTCGGACTGTTCGCAACCAGTCTGGCAGCTGGCGCGTCGCTACCGGTTGCTCGGACGATGGCGTTTGCAACGCTTGTAGCTGGGCAGCTAAGTCAGACGTTCTCCTGGAGACAGGAGAAGGGACAACGTTTCTCAGAGTGGACGCGCGATAAGTTCTTTGTCGGAGCGCTTGGAGTCTCCTGGCTGGCTCTCTTCTCGGTTATCTACGTGCCGGGACTGGCTCGGATATTCCACACGGCTCCGCTTCAGTTGCATCACCTCCTGCAAGTTCTGCTTGTAGGAAGCTCGGTGAGTCTTGTGTCCAAACCGCTGCTCAGCGGTTTGGGAGCAAGCTCGCATATATTATCTCGTCCTGTTGTACAGGCAGCATAA